Part of the Limihaloglobus sulfuriphilus genome is shown below.
TCTGGAACGCCGCCGATCTCAAACATCACGGTACCCGGTTTTACACAGGCAACCCAGCCTTCGATCTCACCCTTACCCTTACCCATACGGGTTTCAAGGGGGGTAGAAGTATAAGACTTATGAGGGAATATACGGATATATACCTTGCCTTCCCTGCGGAGGAAGTGCGTTGCCGCGACACGGCCGGCCTCTATCTGGCGGGCTGTTATCCAGGACGTTCCCAGGCTTTGAAGGCCGAAATCTCCAAACGCTACATAATTGCAGCGGCTGGCATTGCCCTTCATTTTACCTCTTTGATGTTTACGATATTTAACTCTTTTAGGCATTAAAGCCAT
Proteins encoded:
- the rplP gene encoding 50S ribosomal protein L16, which translates into the protein MALMPKRVKYRKHQRGKMKGNASRCNYVAFGDFGLQSLGTSWITARQIEAGRVAATHFLRREGKVYIRIFPHKSYTSTPLETRMGKGKGEIEGWVACVKPGTVMFEIGGVPEDIARGAMARVAAKLPIRCRFTTRRHSIA